Within the Deltaproteobacteria bacterium genome, the region CGGCGTTGGGGATCTTGAGGACGTCCCTGAATTTCTTCACCTCGATCGAAACGTTCGCCGTCATCCCGGGCTTGAGGAGCAGCTCCCGGTTGTCGACCCGGACGACCACGTTGTACGTGACCACATTCTGCGTCACGATGGGGGAGTTGCGGACCTGTGTCACCTCCCCCGTGAACGTCTTTTCGGGCCACGCGTCCACCGTGAACGTCACGGTCTGTCCGAGGGCGGCCCGGCCGATGTCCGATTCGTCGACGTTCGTGTCGACCTGCATCTTCGTCAGGTCCTGCGCGATCGAGAACAGGGTCGGCGTCTGGAAGGAGGCGGCCACCGTCTGCCCCACGTCGACGTTGCGCGAGATGACGATCCCGTCGACCGGCGAGCGGATCGTGGCGTATTCGAGGTTCGTCTGCGCTACACGCAACCCGCCCTCCGCCTGCTGCAAGGCCGCTTCGGCGCTCCTCTTCTGCGCCAGCGCCTGCTCCCAGGCGGTCTGCGAGGAGTCGACGTCCGACTGCGCGACGAAGCCGTCCTTGACGAGCTCCCGGTTCCGGCGGTTCGTCCTATCCGTGTCGATCACGCCGACCTGCGCCCGTTCGAGGGCCGCCTTCATGTTGGCGACGTTGCCGCGCGCCTGGACGAGCGATGCATCGAGCAGCCGGGGGTCGATCAGGGCGATCACCTGCCCCTTGCGCACGTGGGAGTTGAAGTCGACGAAGATCTGTTGGATCGTCCCGGAGACCTGGCTTCCCACCGATACGGTGGTGACGGCGTTGATGTTCCCCGTGGCGGCGATGGCGTCGACGATCTCTCCCTTTTCCACCTTCGCGGTCCGATAGGGGGCAACGCCGTTGTCCTTCTTGAAGTACATGGTTCCGGCGAAAGCGACGACGGCCGCCAGGACGATCCCGATCACGATTTTTTTCATGGGGTTCCCTTCCGCCCTCTCGATGCGATGGTATTTCCGTCGATCACTACGCCGTGACGGTCGAGCAGCTCCCCGGTGCTCTTCCACAGGCTGGTCAGCGCCGATTGGAAGTCGGCGCGCGCGGCGGAGAGGTTTTCCCGCGCCTGGGTCAGGTTCGCCTCGGCGTCGAGAACGTCCTTGGTCGTGGAAAGCCCGAGCTTCCCCCGCTTGAGGAACGATTCGAGGCGGGTTTCCGCCACGGACACCCCCTTGCGGGACACCTCGTCCTGCTTCCTGCGCGTTTCGAGCGCCCGTAGGGCGGTCCGGATCTCGAGACCCGCCGACTCCTCGAGGACGGCGACTCCCGCCCGAGCCTGGCTCGTCTTCAGGCGCGCGGCGGCGACGTCGGCCCGCGCGGCGCTGTTTCCCAGTGGAACGGAGAAGCGCAGGCCGACCGCCCAGTTCGGGTTCTTCCCGGTCCCCATGTCGTCGATCGCGTTCCCGTACTCCGTCGCGATTCCCGTGACTCCCGCGCTCCCCTCGAGCGAGAGGGCGGGAAGGGCGAGGTTGCGGGAGATCTCCTCATTGAACTCCGCGGTGCGCAGCGAAGTGCGGGCTTTCGACAGGTCGGGGCGGCGTCGCAGGGCGACCCCGAGGGCCTCCTCCTCCGACGGATCCGGGGTGTCCGCCCAAGGCGTGTCGAGAAGCTCGAGGACCGTTCCGGGGGGCAGGTGCAGGGTGAGCCGAAGCTGATCCGCCGCGTCCCTTTCCGCCAGCTCCGCGTCGAGGAGGTCTTTTTCCCTCAGGAGCACTCCCAGATCGGAGTTCTGCAGCTCGAAGGAGGCGAGCACTCCGGCCTTCACCCGCGCCTCGTTCTCCTCGTGGACGCGTCCGGCGACCGCGAGGGACGCCTTCCGCGTCGCGAGGCTCTCCCTCGCCTTGGCCAGCGTCAGGAACCGGTTCCTCGCCTCGGCCGCCGTGTCGAGCGCCTTCTGGTTCCAGCCGGCCAGGGACAGGTCCATCGCATCGTCCGCCGTCGTGATGCCCCGCTCCGTGACCTGCTTTCCAAGTCCTTTAAGAAGCGGCTGGGAGAGGGAGAGGGTCAGCTCCGGCTGCGCGTAACGGGACGTGGAAAGCCCGAGGTTGTCCTTCGACCAGAAGTTGGTGAACGTCGCGGACGCCGTCGCACCGGTCGAAAGGAGCTGGTCCAGCGAGGCGTTGACGTCGAAGAAGCGGGTCCGGTCGACGAACGCGGACGTCGGGCTGACCTGCTGGTTCCCCCCACGGTGGTCGAGGAGGGCGGAGAACATCGGGTCGTAGATCGCCCGGGCCCTCCGGATGTCCGTCGCGGCGATG harbors:
- a CDS encoding efflux RND transporter periplasmic adaptor subunit, translating into MKKIVIGIVLAAVVAFAGTMYFKKDNGVAPYRTAKVEKGEIVDAIAATGNINAVTTVSVGSQVSGTIQQIFVDFNSHVRKGQVIALIDPRLLDASLVQARGNVANMKAALERAQVGVIDTDRTNRRNRELVKDGFVAQSDVDSSQTAWEQALAQKRSAEAALQQAEGGLRVAQTNLEYATIRSPVDGIVISRNVDVGQTVAASFQTPTLFSIAQDLTKMQVDTNVDESDIGRAALGQTVTFTVDAWPEKTFTGEVTQVRNSPIVTQNVVTYNVVVRVDNRELLLKPGMTANVSIEVKKFRDVLKIPNA
- a CDS encoding TolC family protein, which encodes MALFLAALLSLGVLAFPGPAVAEPARLSVDDAVRIAVEQNLGLQVETYNPAIAATDIRRARAIYDPMFSALLDHRGGNQQVSPTSAFVDRTRFFDVNASLDQLLSTGATASATFTNFWSKDNLGLSTSRYAQPELTLSLSQPLLKGLGKQVTERGITTADDAMDLSLAGWNQKALDTAAEARNRFLTLAKARESLATRKASLAVAGRVHEENEARVKAGVLASFELQNSDLGVLLREKDLLDAELAERDAADQLRLTLHLPPGTVLELLDTPWADTPDPSEEEALGVALRRRPDLSKARTSLRTAEFNEEISRNLALPALSLEGSAGVTGIATEYGNAIDDMGTGKNPNWAVGLRFSVPLGNSAARADVAAARLKTSQARAGVAVLEESAGLEIRTALRALETRRKQDEVSRKGVSVAETRLESFLKRGKLGLSTTKDVLDAEANLTQARENLSAARADFQSALTSLWKSTGELLDRHGVVIDGNTIASRGRKGTP